From the genome of Streptomyces sp. NBC_01304:
CGGCCTGCGGCAGCGCCATCTCGCGATGATCGCTCTGGGCGGTGCGATCGGTGCCGGACTGTTCGTCGGTTCCGGCGTCGGGATCAGGGCCGCCGGTCCCGCGATCATCGTCTCGTACGTGGTCGCGGGCCTGCTCGTGCTCCTGGTGATGCGGATGCTCGCCGAGATGTCCGCCGCGCAGCCCGCCACCGGCTCGTTCTCGGTGTACGCGGCCAAGGCGCTCGGCCCCTGGGCGGGGCTCACCGCGGGCTGGCTCTACTGGTCGCTGTTGGTCGTCAGCGTGGCCGCCGAGGCGATCGGCGCCGCCGACATCGTCACCAAGTGGGTGCCGGGCGTGCCCGGTTACGTATGGATGACCGTGTTCATGGCCCTGTTCACGGGCAGCAATCTGGCCGCCGTACGTCGCTTCGGCGACCTCGAATTCTGGTTCGCCGGCCTGAAGATCGCGGCGATCTGCGCCTTCCTGCTGCTCGGCGCGCTCGCCGTCCTCGACATGCTCCCGGGCACGGCGGACTCCCCCGGCACCGCGCATCTCACGGACCACGGCGGCTTCCTGCCGCACGGCTGGCACGGCGTGGCGCTCGGGATGGTGGCTGCGGTCTTCGCGTACGGGGGCCTGGAGACCGTCACCATCGCGGCCGCCGAATCCGACGATCCGGCACGGGCGGTGGGCCGCGCGGCCCGCACCGTGGTCTGGCGGATCTGCCTCTTCTACATCGGCTCCATGGCGATCATCGTGACGCTGCTGCCCTGGAACTCGCCGGGCACCGACGCCCCGTACTCCGGGGCGCTGGAGACTCTCGGGATCCCCGGCGCGGCGCACATCATGAACGCCGTTGTCCTGGTCGCCCTGTTGTCGGCGATGAACGCGAACATCTACGGCTCGTCAAGGATGCTGTACGCGCTGGTGCGGCGCGGGGATGCGCCCCGCGCACTCGGCCGGGTGACGGGCGGGGTGCCGCGGGGCGCCGTACTGGCCTCCGCGGCCTTCGGGTTCGTGTCGGTGCTGCTGAGCGTGGCGTGGCCGGAGACGGTCTTCCCGTTCCTGCTCAACACGGTGGGCGCGACGATCCTGATCGTCTGGCTGCTGATCGCCCTGTCCCAGCTGCGGCTGCGCCGCCGGCTCGAACAGGAGGCGCCGGAGCGGCTGGTGGTGAAGATGTGGCTCTTCCCGTACCTGACCTGGCTGGCGCTGCTGACGATCGGCGGCGTGCTGCTGATGATGGTGTTCGAGGCGGAGTCCCGTACGCAGGTGATCTGTACGGGGATCTGGACGGCCGTGCTCCTCGGCTGCGCCTGGCTCAAGCGAACGCGGGCCGAGCGCCTTGCGGAACAGCTCCTTGAGGCGTAGCGCCGTACGGAACAACGCCTTCCGTAACAGCGCCCTCCGGAACGTGGGTGAGCACGTGCCGTCCCAGGTTCTCGATCGCGGCGGCCGCCTCCGGCAGGAAGTCCGCGAAGATCTGCCAGACGTGCGGCATGCCCTCGGCGACCTCCAGCGTGGCGTCCACGCCCTCCCGCGCGGCCTTGACGTACAGGCGGGTGGAGTCGTCGAAAAGCACCTCCTCCGTTCCCACCTGGATGAGCAGCGGCGGCAGCCCGGTCAGGTCGGCGTACAGCGGTGAGGCGAGCGGGTCGCGGGGGTCGGCGCCGGCGAGATAGGACGCCGCCCACTGCCGGATGCCCGGCACGGAGATCACCGGGTCGCGGTCGGCCCTGCCCTCGACGGACTCGCCGCTGTTCGTCAGGTCCACCCAGGGGGACATGACGACCGCCGCGCCCGGCAGCGGCAGTCCGAGGTCGCGCAGTCCGACGAGGGTGGCCAGGGCCAGACCGCCGCCGGCCGAGTCACCGGTGAGGACGATGCGCTCGGGTGCGTACCCCTGGCCGAGAAGCCACTCGTACGCCTTCCTGGCGGCCAGGACGGCTGCGGGGTAAGGGTGTTCGGGGGCGAGCGGGTAGTCGATGCCGTACACCTTGGCCTTGGCGGCGCGGGCGATCCTGGCGGTCAAGTCGCGCTGCACGGCGGTGGATCCGATGTGGTAGCCACCACCGTGCAGTTGCAGCACGACCCGGTCGTCGGCGGATTCCGGGACGGTCGTCAGCAGCCCCGGCAGCGCCGGAACGGGCTCGAAGACGGCGTCGGCGGGCGGCGCGACCAGAGCCGCCGTCTCCTCCAGCGTCCGGCGCTGGCTCTCGACGGAGTCCGGCCCCTGCGGGCTGAGGGGACGGACCCGGATGACCTCAAGTTCCTTGAACGCGCGCTCTACTGGGGTGGTCATGACTGCTCCCTGTTCTCCTTGCCTTGCCTTGCCTCGCCTCACCGATCGACGTTCAGTGCGTCAGTTGCTCCGGGCCTTCTCGACGAGGGCCGCGACGAGGTCCTGGACCAGGCCGATGGTGGTGTCGTCGGTGAGGTTGCCCCCGTCGTCGAAGCGCTCGTACGAGCGGAAGACGATCACCTCGGGCTTGACGACGATGTCCGAGTCGGTCCAGACGAAGACCTGACGCAGCGCCAACTGGGCCCGTACGGAACCGAAGTTGGTCGGGGCGGCACCCATGATGGCGACCGGCTTGCGGTGCAGCGGCCGACCGCCGTCCTCGCTCCAGTCGGTGCTGGCCCAGTCGATGGCGTTCTTCAGGACGCCCGGTATGGAGTAGTTGAACTCCGGCGTGGCGATGAGGACCCCGTCGGCCTCGGCGATCCGCCGGCGCAGCTCCACGACGGAGGCGGGCCGGCGGCCCGGGACGTCCTGGTCCTGGTCGTAGGGCGGGATGTCGCGGAGGCCGTCGTAGATCTCGATCTCGACGTCGCCCGGGGCGTGCTTCTGGGCGGCGCGCAGCAGGGCCGTGTTGTGCGAGGCGTCGCGCAGACTGCCGGAAATCGCAAGGAACTTGAGGGCGCTCATCGTCAACTCCAATGACTGGTGGGGAGGCGGTGTCACCTCCCCGATGCGAGAAAACTACACAGTTCAGTTTCTTGCAGTCAACTACACCGTTCAGTTTTCTAGCCGGTTCCGGTCTGCGCTCCGCTCGCCCCCTCTGCCCTCGGCCTGTGATCCATCCGAGACCCGGATGCGTACAACCCCGACCCGTTCCCGCTGGTCAAGCACCTGTGAACCCTGCTCCGTACCTGAGCGCAGGGCTTTGATCATTGGGAGAAGCACCATGCGAACCACCGCCATGCGCCGCACCGCCATGACCGTCTCCACGGTCTCCTTCGCACTTCTGGTCACCGCCTGCGGTGGCGGCGGGCAGAGCGGTTCGGACGAGGGCACGTCCGGGAAGCCCGCGGCGAAGGCGCTCACCGCCGCGCAGCTGGAGAAGGCCGCGGTCGCCAAGGGCGATGTGAAGGGCCACGAGATCAAGAAGCCGGGCAAGGCCGACGTCCTCAAGCCGGACGCGGTCTCCGTCGAGAACGCCGCGTGCAAGCCCATCGCCCAGGCCTTCTCCGCCCTCCCCGCGGCCGAGCCCGTCGCGAGCGTCCAGCGGCTCGTCGTCCAGGAGTCGACGAAGGCCAAGAAGGGGATGCCCTCGACCAAGGAACTCGCGGAGATGACGGAGAAGGAGGCCCAGGAGGCGACGTTCGACTCGCTCGACATCACCAAGACCCTTGCCTCCCTCTGGTCGTACGACGGCGAGGGCGCCGAGCAGACCCTCGGCAAGCTGCGGGAGGCCGGCAAGAAGTGCGCCGGCGGCTTCGTCATGACGATCGACGGCGAGAAGCAGAAGATCACCAAGGTCGCCGAGGGCAAGCTGTCCGCCGGTCAGGACGGTGTCGCCTGGACCCTGGAGCAGAAGACGGACGACGGCACGGTCAGCACCAACGTCGCCGTCATCCGGCAGGGCGGCACGCTCGCCGGGTTCTCGTCCTTCAACATCGCGGCGGCCGCCCGGGGCGAGGCGTTCGACCAGCCGACCGCCGTCATCGACGCGCAGGCCGCCAAGCTCGGCTGATCAACGCCCGTACGACACTTGGCTGATCACCGTCCGCGTACGACACGCGGCTGATCACTGGCGTACGACAAAGGCCTCCGGCATCCCACGTGCGGTGGGACGGCCGGAGGCCCGAAGTCGGTGGCGAGGAAAGCGAAGGGACTAGATTCAAGGAGTGTGAGAAGGAAGCCCCCTCATGGCCTCGCCACGGCACACGCTAGCAGTCAGGCAGGGATCAGGTCGCGCAGATTTTCGGGGGTGAGAATCCGCGACCGCGGGTGCAGCCCGTCGGGGCGCTGCAGGCCGATGTAGGTGACCGGGTGCTCCGGTACCGACTTGCCGTCCCACACCGTCGTGGACGTCGCGGCACCGGCCATCAGGTCGGTGAGGTACCGCACGGTCAGCTGCTCGCGCTCGACGATGCCGCGCAGCAGCGTCGCCACCGACACCTGGTTGCCCTCGACCTGGTTGGCCGACGGGTGGCCCTTGAGGTACAGGTGCAGCCACTTGGCGCGCCAGCGTCCGTCGGCCCCGTGCTGGAACACCAGCGGCAGCGCCACCCGGCCCGGGCCGCGCAGCTCCGACTTCATCCGCACGGTTCGCGGCTCGAACGGGCGCCCCTGCTGCTCGCCCTCGCGCAGCATGAACCCGAAGAACGACTCGGCGACCTCCTCGAAGCCCTCCCCGGAGAACAGGTTGACCTGCGGCACGATGAAGGTGCCGCGCACGGCGCCGAGGCGCAGGTTGATGAACTCCGAGGCTCCGTCGGGTGCTTCGGTGATGTCGCCGGAGTGCTCGCCGCCGACATCGGTGAGCTGGGTGTACGACAGCCAGGAGACCGTCTTGTAGTCGGCGTCCAGCATCAGCGCCGACAGGTCGTAGTCGGTGTCGCGGCTGGTCTGCTTCCAGTACACGAAGAACCGCAGCAGCTCGCCGTCGACCGGCAGCGCCGAGCCGCGCGGCAGCACCCCGAGCCCGGACGCGACCGCCTTGCCGCTGAGCGGCAGCGCGACGTCGAGGGCGTCCGGGTCGATCAGCAGATGGCCCGGGTCCGGCAGCCGGCGCCGCATCTCCGCGTCGAGCGCGGTGATCAGGCGCTCGCGGTCGGGCGCTGCCACGGGCGGGCGGGTGTCCTCGGTGACCCAGGCGCGGCCGAGGCGGTTGACGAAGACGCGACGCTCGCCGGTCTTGCCGGTCTTGCCGGTCTTGCCACTCGGTCCGCTCTGGCCGGTCTCGTCGGACTCTCCGTTCTCTGCGGCCCGGTTGTGGAGGTGCTCGCGCACCGACAGCACGACCCGCCCGGCGACCTTCGGGGCCACCTGCTCGGCGGCGCTGACCACCGTCTCGCGCTCCTCCTCGGTCAGGGCCGTGCGCAGCAGCCGGTCCAGCGACCGGAACAGCTTGCCCGGCGCGGACTTGAGCAGGTCCACCGCTCCGGTGACGTCGTTCGTGCCGAGCAGTTCCTCGACCCGGCTGTCGAAGGAGCGTGCCTGCTGCTGACCGCGGGCGACGGCGAACACCTCGGCGGCGTACGGCCACTGCGGGTACTCGTGCGGGTGCAGCCGCTCGCCGAGCCGCTTCCAGACCTCGCGGTGGGCATGGACGTCCGCGAGCTTGGCGGGCGCCTCGGCGACCACCGAGTCGAGGCCCGCGAGCAGCGCGCGCCGCACCGGCCGCGGCAGGGCGCGCAGCCGCGTCGGCTCGAGGAGCGTCACATCGCCGCCCGCCAGCGCGCAGGCCAGCCGGAGCACATCGGTGACCGTGTCGAGCAGGAGCTCCGAACCGGCAAGCAGGCGGGCCCGGTTGATCACGGCGCGGTTCTCCCGGACCGGGATCTCCGCGGGCTGCGGCCCCGCCACGCACGTCTCGGCGAGCGCTTCGAGATCACGCAGGGCGTCCTCGCCCAGCGGAGTGCCGCTTCCCGCCAACGCGACGTACAGGGCGGTGACTTCCTCGTCCGGGGCGCCGCCCAGGTGCAGGACCGTCATGCGGTCCCCCGCCGCCGCGATCAGTTCGTCGTGGTGGGTGAGCATCTCGGCGTAGGTGTGCTGATAGCGGCCGTACGAGGGGAGGGTGAGCAGGTTCACCACGCCGTGGCTCAGCTGCTCCAGCGTGGCGGCGCGGGTGGCATCGTCGGCCAGGGCCTCGGTGATGCACCGCATCCAGAAGTCCAGGGTGTTCGGCACGTTGGCCGGAAAGTCGATGAAGTACGCGTTGTGCCGCACGTGGTCGCCGACCATCTCGCGGACCGTACGCAGCGTGCGTACGGCGGTATCGACGACCGCCTCCTCGGACAGCCCCGACAGGTGCGCGAGCAGCGGTGCCGACAACTTGAAGCCCACGGACATCAGCACGGCGTCGAACTGCCGTGCCGCGACGGCTCCTTCCCCGGCGGGCCCGAGGGGCGCGGGGATACGGTGGGTGTGCCGGATGACCAGGGGTTCGAGAGGGTGGACCATTCCGGCATGCTCGCAGAGCACGGTGAGCCGGCGCACGCGGGTTTTACCCGGATGCGGGCCCCTGGGGTGAGGGGACACCGGGACACCCCCTGGGGTGAGGGGTACGCCCCCTCACCCCGAACTCGCCTACTGACCAAGGGAATTCAGATCCCCAGCCCTTCAGTACGTCAGCCCCTCACCCCCTCAGTCCCGAACCCGCGCCCGCAGCCGCGGACCGAACCGCACCGTCGCGATGCCCAGGCCCGCGAGCAGTGCGGCCGCGAGGGCGAGCGTGCCGATGCCCGCGGTGCCGGTCAGGGCGAGACCGCCGCCCGAGCCGCCCTGCGGGTCGGTCCCGCCCGCCGAACCACCCGGCGTCTGTGACGCACTTGCCGACGAGGACGGCGTCGGGGACGGCGAGGCGCCCTTCTCGGTGACCTCGACCTTGAAGCGGGCCGAAGCCTCGCCGGACTTCGCCACGACGGTGTACGTACCGACGCCCTCGCCCGCGATCAGCTCGGGCGCCGCCACCTGGCCGGAGGCGTCGGTGGTCGCGCTCGCGGTGCGCTCGCCGCCCTTGAAGACCGGGGCGTCCTCGTCGTCGCTCTCGACGACGAACTCGACCGTCTTGTCCGCGGCGGTCTTGCCCGAGTCGGTCACCTCGGCACGCAGGCGCTCCCCGAAGGCCTCGCCCTGCTCGGCCTGTTGCCCGTCACCGGCGACGGCCGCCACCTCGGTGGTCAGCTTCTTCACGTGCCCGGTGAACTCCACACCGTCGACACCCCGCGCGGCGGCCCGGACGGTGAAGTCGCCCTCGGCCTTCCCGGTCGTGATGTGCGGGGAAGCGGCCCGGCCCTGGGCGTCGGTCTTGACCACGGCCTCGTGCGTGGTGTCCGACTCGTCCCAGTCGAACCACACCAGCTTGTCCGGGTCGTCGATCGTGAACGTGACCTTCACGCCCGGGACCGGCCTGCCGTCCTTGGCGCGGGCGACGACCACCATCGGGTCGAACTGGCGGTCCGGAGCGACGGTCTGGCCGTCGCCGGACTCACCGGCCAGGTCCGCCAGGACGGGCTTCGTGGTGTCGTTCCACTGGAAAACGACACGGCCGTCCCCACCGGGGCCGTTGTTGCCGCCCTCGGCGACTCCGGCCTCCGGGGTGTTGTGCGGGGCGGGCACCCAGAACGGGTCGTCCTCCATGGGCGGGTGGTACCTGTCGCCCTCCACCAGCCGTACGTCGGAGATCCGCTCGCGGTCGACGTAACTGGAGCCACCGCCGCCGCTGCCGGTGTCGCCCTTGTCGTTCTTCGCGGCGCCGCCGCCACCGCCGGCATAACCGGCGCCGCCACCGCCGCCGCCCTTCGAGCCGCCGTCGCCGCCCGCGCCGCCGTCCTTCGCATCGGCGCCGGGGGCTCCTTCGCCGGCGCCCGCTCCTCCCTTGACGCCGGTCGCGCCCTTGCCGCCGAGGCCGGCCTCGGATGCGTCATGGCCGTTCTCGGCACCGGCGGCACCGCCACGGCCGGAAAGCGAGACGCCCCACGCGCCACCGCCGCCGCCCCCCGCTGCGATCAGCAGCGGAGCGCCGTCGGCCGTGCGGATCCCGGTACTGGAGCCGCCCCAGCTGTACGAGTCGAAGCTCTTGCCGCCGATCGCGTCACCGAACCG
Proteins encoded in this window:
- a CDS encoding amino acid permease; the encoded protein is MLTSPPPADPRTGTPAAPQTDADTDTALPPGLRQRHLAMIALGGAIGAGLFVGSGVGIRAAGPAIIVSYVVAGLLVLLVMRMLAEMSAAQPATGSFSVYAAKALGPWAGLTAGWLYWSLLVVSVAAEAIGAADIVTKWVPGVPGYVWMTVFMALFTGSNLAAVRRFGDLEFWFAGLKIAAICAFLLLGALAVLDMLPGTADSPGTAHLTDHGGFLPHGWHGVALGMVAAVFAYGGLETVTIAAAESDDPARAVGRAARTVVWRICLFYIGSMAIIVTLLPWNSPGTDAPYSGALETLGIPGAAHIMNAVVLVALLSAMNANIYGSSRMLYALVRRGDAPRALGRVTGGVPRGAVLASAAFGFVSVLLSVAWPETVFPFLLNTVGATILIVWLLIALSQLRLRRRLEQEAPERLVVKMWLFPYLTWLALLTIGGVLLMMVFEAESRTQVICTGIWTAVLLGCAWLKRTRAERLAEQLLEA
- a CDS encoding alpha/beta hydrolase, which gives rise to MTTPVERAFKELEVIRVRPLSPQGPDSVESQRRTLEETAALVAPPADAVFEPVPALPGLLTTVPESADDRVVLQLHGGGYHIGSTAVQRDLTARIARAAKAKVYGIDYPLAPEHPYPAAVLAARKAYEWLLGQGYAPERIVLTGDSAGGGLALATLVGLRDLGLPLPGAAVVMSPWVDLTNSGESVEGRADRDPVISVPGIRQWAASYLAGADPRDPLASPLYADLTGLPPLLIQVGTEEVLFDDSTRLYVKAAREGVDATLEVAEGMPHVWQIFADFLPEAAAAIENLGRHVLTHVPEGAVTEGVVPYGATPQGAVPQGARPAFA
- a CDS encoding NADPH-dependent FMN reductase, which encodes MSALKFLAISGSLRDASHNTALLRAAQKHAPGDVEIEIYDGLRDIPPYDQDQDVPGRRPASVVELRRRIAEADGVLIATPEFNYSIPGVLKNAIDWASTDWSEDGGRPLHRKPVAIMGAAPTNFGSVRAQLALRQVFVWTDSDIVVKPEVIVFRSYERFDDGGNLTDDTTIGLVQDLVAALVEKARSN
- a CDS encoding TerD family protein — its product is MVHPLEPLVIRHTHRIPAPLGPAGEGAVAARQFDAVLMSVGFKLSAPLLAHLSGLSEEAVVDTAVRTLRTVREMVGDHVRHNAYFIDFPANVPNTLDFWMRCITEALADDATRAATLEQLSHGVVNLLTLPSYGRYQHTYAEMLTHHDELIAAAGDRMTVLHLGGAPDEEVTALYVALAGSGTPLGEDALRDLEALAETCVAGPQPAEIPVRENRAVINRARLLAGSELLLDTVTDVLRLACALAGGDVTLLEPTRLRALPRPVRRALLAGLDSVVAEAPAKLADVHAHREVWKRLGERLHPHEYPQWPYAAEVFAVARGQQQARSFDSRVEELLGTNDVTGAVDLLKSAPGKLFRSLDRLLRTALTEEERETVVSAAEQVAPKVAGRVVLSVREHLHNRAAENGESDETGQSGPSGKTGKTGKTGERRVFVNRLGRAWVTEDTRPPVAAPDRERLITALDAEMRRRLPDPGHLLIDPDALDVALPLSGKAVASGLGVLPRGSALPVDGELLRFFVYWKQTSRDTDYDLSALMLDADYKTVSWLSYTQLTDVGGEHSGDITEAPDGASEFINLRLGAVRGTFIVPQVNLFSGEGFEEVAESFFGFMLREGEQQGRPFEPRTVRMKSELRGPGRVALPLVFQHGADGRWRAKWLHLYLKGHPSANQVEGNQVSVATLLRGIVEREQLTVRYLTDLMAGAATSTTVWDGKSVPEHPVTYIGLQRPDGLHPRSRILTPENLRDLIPA
- a CDS encoding glycine-rich protein, producing MNRGSFVLRRGARSMGVAALVVASLGAGGAFPATAAEEVECVPTQGFTDCRIFDFTGTKEEFQVPAGIEELDVRAWGEAGSGTPQASGGAGIYVAGALEVKPGERLTVKVGGDYSAPRFGDAIGGKSFDSYSWGGSSTGIRTADGAPLLIAAGGGGGGAWGVSLSGRGGAAGAENGHDASEAGLGGKGATGVKGGAGAGEGAPGADAKDGGAGGDGGSKGGGGGGAGYAGGGGGAAKNDKGDTGSGGGGSSYVDRERISDVRLVEGDRYHPPMEDDPFWVPAPHNTPEAGVAEGGNNGPGGDGRVVFQWNDTTKPVLADLAGESGDGQTVAPDRQFDPMVVVARAKDGRPVPGVKVTFTIDDPDKLVWFDWDESDTTHEAVVKTDAQGRAASPHITTGKAEGDFTVRAAARGVDGVEFTGHVKKLTTEVAAVAGDGQQAEQGEAFGERLRAEVTDSGKTAADKTVEFVVESDDEDAPVFKGGERTASATTDASGQVAAPELIAGEGVGTYTVVAKSGEASARFKVEVTEKGASPSPTPSSSASASQTPGGSAGGTDPQGGSGGGLALTGTAGIGTLALAAALLAGLGIATVRFGPRLRARVRD